In one window of Psychrobacter sp. P2G3 DNA:
- a CDS encoding alkyl sulfatase dimerization domain-containing protein, producing MQNSTTVKFISTNPGRLLLLVSSMLLAACTTSTAQVSHNKAATATTIAANAASVSQLDLDDPRDFEEATRGLIASPEDLQIPSLADPTKYVWDTKAYNFIKGEAPDSVNPSLWRQAKLNNIKGLFEFRPGIYQLRGFDLSNMTLIKGDTGWIVVDPLTSKETAKYAYDFAMQHLADRYPDMSTNISAVILTHSHVDHFGGTLGVISKEEIEKNNIPVIAPLGFMEEATSENILAGTAMLRRSSYMYGKDLPRNQYGHVGSGLGKGPAFGQFSIVEPNILIRKTPTNLDVDGVDFQFQYTPESEAPAEFTFYLPKYKALGGAELVSRNMHNLYTLRGAKVRDALQWSNYIEEARNKFGDAEYYFASHHWPMWGKEKIQTFLKQQRDMYKFIHDQSLRRINKGMTPGEIAEDLKLPPSLAYEFSNREYYGTVKHNARAVYQNYIGWYDSNPAHLDPLPDPQRASAYVKLAGGSQNVMTQAQSAFDAGNYRWAAEILNHLVFDDSANMSARELLAKTYEQLGYQAESGPWRDNYLTGAQELRNGTPDVGVDMSVMRDVFLQTPVSNFFDALSVRLKSEEANGLNTNLQINFTDINENYLLWIENSVLHYQLLDGSNPPQEEVKATLNLTQPLFVDLLIGEVGFKEMLSSADSKIEGNQANLITFFSLFEAPDPSFAIVLPE from the coding sequence ATGCAAAACTCAACTACAGTCAAATTCATATCAACCAATCCTGGCCGTCTGCTATTGCTAGTAAGTAGTATGCTGCTTGCTGCTTGCACGACTTCGACCGCTCAAGTCAGTCACAACAAGGCAGCTACTGCGACGACGATTGCCGCGAATGCAGCCTCAGTCAGTCAGCTAGATTTAGACGACCCACGAGACTTTGAAGAGGCAACCCGTGGTCTCATCGCAAGCCCTGAAGACTTGCAGATACCATCACTAGCAGATCCTACAAAATACGTATGGGACACCAAAGCATACAATTTTATTAAAGGCGAAGCACCCGACTCAGTGAACCCCAGTCTTTGGAGACAAGCTAAGCTTAATAATATCAAAGGACTGTTTGAATTTAGACCCGGCATCTATCAACTGCGTGGTTTTGACTTATCAAACATGACATTGATCAAAGGCGATACAGGCTGGATTGTCGTCGATCCTTTAACCTCCAAAGAGACGGCAAAATATGCTTATGACTTTGCGATGCAGCACCTCGCAGATCGCTATCCTGATATGTCTACAAATATCAGTGCGGTCATCCTTACTCATAGCCATGTTGATCATTTTGGCGGTACTTTAGGTGTTATCTCTAAAGAAGAGATAGAAAAAAACAACATCCCCGTAATTGCGCCACTTGGGTTTATGGAAGAAGCCACTAGCGAAAACATCTTGGCTGGTACAGCCATGCTGCGCCGCTCTTCATATATGTATGGAAAAGATTTGCCCCGTAACCAATACGGACATGTCGGTAGTGGCTTAGGTAAGGGCCCAGCCTTTGGTCAGTTCAGTATCGTCGAGCCAAATATTTTGATTAGAAAAACCCCTACTAACCTAGATGTTGATGGTGTGGACTTTCAGTTTCAATATACGCCTGAATCAGAAGCCCCTGCCGAGTTCACCTTTTATCTCCCCAAATACAAAGCCTTAGGTGGGGCGGAGTTGGTCTCTCGTAATATGCATAACCTCTATACGTTGCGAGGCGCAAAGGTAAGGGACGCTCTGCAATGGAGTAATTATATCGAAGAAGCTCGCAATAAGTTTGGTGATGCAGAGTACTATTTTGCTAGCCATCATTGGCCGATGTGGGGCAAAGAAAAAATTCAAACCTTCCTAAAGCAGCAACGGGATATGTATAAGTTCATTCATGATCAAAGCTTACGTCGCATCAATAAAGGTATGACACCCGGTGAGATCGCTGAAGACCTTAAACTACCGCCAAGCTTAGCATATGAGTTTTCCAACCGCGAGTATTACGGCACGGTCAAACACAATGCACGTGCGGTCTACCAAAACTATATCGGTTGGTATGACTCTAACCCTGCTCATCTAGATCCATTGCCAGACCCACAACGTGCCTCTGCCTACGTAAAACTCGCTGGAGGAAGTCAAAATGTTATGACGCAAGCTCAGTCTGCATTTGATGCTGGCAATTATAGATGGGCGGCAGAAATTCTTAACCATTTAGTGTTTGATGATTCCGCCAATATGTCTGCCAGAGAGCTATTAGCCAAAACGTATGAACAGCTAGGCTATCAAGCTGAATCTGGTCCATGGCGTGACAACTACTTAACTGGCGCACAAGAGCTGCGCAATGGGACACCTGACGTAGGCGTTGATATGTCTGTGATGCGAGATGTCTTCTTACAAACGCCAGTATCGAACTTCTTTGATGCGCTATCTGTTCGCTTAAAGTCTGAAGAGGCGAACGGCCTCAACACCAACCTGCAGATCAACTTCACTGATATAAACGAAAACTATCTGCTGTGGATTGAAAACTCGGTTTTACATTACCAGCTCCTTGATGGCTCAAACCCTCCACAAGAAGAGGTGAAAGCTACCTTAAACCTAACGCAGCCTTTATTTGTTGATTTGTTAATTGGGGAAGTAGGGTTTAAAGAGATGTTGTCATCGGCTGACTCAAAAATAGAGGGTAATCAAGCCAATCTGATTACTTTCTTCAGTTTGTTCGAAGCACCAGACCCATCTTTTGCGATAGTACTACCAGAGTAA